Proteins encoded in a region of the Prunus persica cultivar Lovell chromosome G4, Prunus_persica_NCBIv2, whole genome shotgun sequence genome:
- the LOC18779388 gene encoding WAT1-related protein At4g08300 has translation MEGQQQVMVVEEIVEEGEQHELAIEQQPANVVMNSNEEEAQGQWGKIKKVAPFIIGMLIPMLIGGNSIFTKRGLKEGMSFSVFLFYKNTLASIVLLVATLITRTPWPKMTRWLVIRIIALSVLEPVLSQIAIFSGLKFTPASFSSCLIATGPALTLVASWILQLEHIAISERRSQAKLLGMVMVITGGLVVGLYNGPTITVLQPSHISGQNVVSHRLTENWIRGPLLVSFSVLFSVLYNILMEMTTKKTDASPLFLTASICTLGALMNLIVAVAMESGSGFVWIVGLNTKLVCYLYSGIVVSGFTSFLQSMLLRERGAVFLTSFSPLSTIFVMMVGAIVLKEVIHVGSILGALIIVTGLFILQWGKLKASASEDG, from the exons ATGGAGGGTCAACAACAAGTGATGGTTGTTGAAGAAATTGTGGAGGAGGGAGAACAACATGAGCTGGCTATTGAACAACAGCCAGCAAATGTTGTCATGAACTCGAACGAAGAAGAAGCTCAAGGACAAtggggaaaaataaaaaaggttgCCCCATTTATCATTGGGATGTTGATCCCAATGCTAATTGGAGGCAACTCTATCTTCACTAAAAGGGGATTGAAGGAGGGAATGAGCTTtagtgtgtttttattttataaaaacacacTAGCCTCCATTGTGTTACTTGTGGCTACATTGATTACCAG aaCACCGTGGCCCAAAATGACGCGCTGGCTTGTCATTCGGATCATAGCATTGAGCGTACTCGA GCCGGTCTTGAGCCAGATTGCCATATTTTCTGGACTGAAATTCACACCAGCGAGTTTCTCTAGTTGTCTCATTGCCACTGGTCCAGCCTTGACATTAGTTGCCTCCTGGATTTTACA ACTGGAGCACATTGCAATTAGTGAGAGGCGCAGCCAAGCAAAATTGCTTGGCATGGTGATGGTGATTACTGGAGGTTTGGTTGTCGGCCTGTATAATGGCCCAACCATCACAGTGTTGCAGCCCTCGCACATCAGCGGCCAAAATGTCGTTTCTCATCGGCTGACCGAGAATTGGATCCGAGGTCCATTACTGGTGTCGTTCTCTGTGCTCTTCAGTGTTTTGTACAACATCTTGATG GAAATGACAACCAAGAAGACAGATGCCTCGCCTCTATTTCTCACAGCATCTATATGCACTCTAGGTGCAttgatgaatttgattgtTGCTGTTGCAATGGAGAGTGGATCCGGATTCGTTTGGATCGTGGGCCTAAACACAAAACTCGTCTGCTATCTATATTCG GGAATTGTGGTCTCGGGTTTTACGTCATTCCTACAGAGCATGCTGCTGCGAGAGAGAGGTGCTGTGTTCTTGACGTCGTTTAGCCCCCTATCTACAATTTTTGTCATGATGGTGGGTGCTATAGTGCTTAAGGAGGTCATACATGTAGGAAG TATTCTGGGGGCTCTCATTATCGTTACAGGGCTTTTCATCCTTCAATGGGGCAAGCTCAAGGCTAGTGCATCTGAGGATGGCTGA